From Clostridia bacterium, the proteins below share one genomic window:
- a CDS encoding YraN family protein: MYTRAASNGKWGEIYAARMLREKGGYELIACDYRVRGGEIDLIAIHKELLVCAEVKARGKNAIGEPREWVTESKRRKLITAAKLFLARDGRRLQPRFDVIEVWLDDSSLPPKLLKINHIENAFSCEDEIF; the protein is encoded by the coding sequence ATGTACACCCGAGCCGCGTCGAACGGTAAATGGGGCGAAATATACGCGGCGCGTATGCTTCGCGAAAAGGGCGGTTACGAGTTGATCGCCTGCGATTACCGCGTCCGCGGAGGCGAGATAGACCTCATCGCGATACACAAGGAGCTGCTTGTTTGCGCCGAGGTGAAGGCCCGCGGTAAAAACGCGATAGGCGAGCCGCGCGAATGGGTGACTGAGTCGAAACGCCGCAAGCTCATCACCGCCGCGAAGCTCTTTCTGGCGCGGGACGGCCGACGCCTTCAGCCGCGCTTCGACGTAATAGAGGTGTGGCTGGACGACTCGTCGCTCCCGCCGAAACTATTGAAAATCAACCACATCGAAAACGCGTTCAGCTGCGAGGACGAAATATTCTGA
- a CDS encoding threonine synthase has protein sequence MRYRSTRNESEYVSSARAIVNGIAPDGGLYIPESIPRLTGEDVAAIMECDYGKTALTVLKKYLTDFTEAELAEMVNAAYASFDTPDVVPLTKLSGADYALELWHGPTSAFKDVALQILPYFITAAAKKTGLDKTVHILVATSGDTGKAALEGFSGVEGTKITVFYPADGVSDMQKLQMTTQEGENVRVSGIAGNFDDAQTGVKRIFADPAIAEKLAARGEVLSSANSINWGRLVPQIVYYVHAWAQLKKQGAALDGGFNVVVPTGNFGNILAAYYAKMMGAPINKLVCASNRNRVLTDFFATGEYDKNREFYTTESPSMDILISSNLERLLSYLADGSAEAVRGFMKSLAETGSYGVTDEMERRAAELFFASCANDSETSAAIGKTFAETGYLPDTHTAVGIKVCGDYRAATGDERPCVIASTASPYKFPAAVLGAIGESAEGAPFELIERLEAKTGVPAPARISALKGKAVRFSGVCRPGDMAAVVLEQR, from the coding sequence ATGAGATACCGCAGCACCAGAAACGAAAGCGAATACGTCTCCTCCGCGAGAGCGATCGTCAACGGCATCGCTCCCGACGGCGGACTTTACATACCCGAGAGCATCCCGCGTCTGACCGGCGAAGACGTCGCCGCGATAATGGAATGCGATTACGGGAAGACCGCGCTGACGGTGCTGAAAAAGTACCTCACGGACTTCACCGAAGCAGAGCTTGCGGAAATGGTGAACGCCGCCTACGCCTCCTTCGATACGCCGGACGTCGTTCCGCTCACGAAGCTTTCCGGCGCGGACTACGCGCTCGAGCTCTGGCACGGGCCGACCTCCGCATTCAAGGACGTCGCGCTGCAGATCCTGCCGTACTTCATCACCGCCGCCGCGAAAAAGACGGGGCTCGACAAGACCGTGCACATCCTCGTTGCGACTTCCGGCGACACCGGCAAGGCGGCTCTGGAGGGCTTCAGCGGCGTCGAGGGCACGAAGATAACCGTCTTCTATCCCGCCGACGGCGTCAGCGATATGCAGAAGCTTCAGATGACGACGCAGGAGGGCGAAAACGTCCGCGTCAGCGGCATCGCCGGCAACTTCGACGACGCTCAGACCGGAGTCAAGCGCATCTTCGCGGATCCGGCTATCGCGGAAAAACTCGCCGCGCGCGGCGAAGTCCTTTCCAGCGCGAACTCGATAAACTGGGGACGCCTCGTGCCGCAGATAGTCTACTACGTCCACGCGTGGGCGCAGCTGAAAAAGCAGGGCGCCGCGCTTGACGGCGGCTTCAACGTCGTCGTGCCGACCGGCAACTTCGGCAACATCCTCGCCGCATACTACGCGAAGATGATGGGCGCGCCGATAAACAAACTCGTCTGCGCCTCCAACAGAAACCGCGTGCTGACCGACTTCTTCGCCACCGGCGAATACGATAAGAACCGCGAGTTCTACACCACCGAATCGCCGTCGATGGATATACTCATCTCATCGAACCTCGAGCGCTTGCTCAGCTATCTGGCCGACGGCTCCGCGGAAGCGGTACGCGGCTTTATGAAATCTCTTGCCGAAACCGGAAGCTACGGCGTTACGGACGAGATGGAACGACGCGCGGCGGAACTCTTCTTTGCCTCCTGCGCGAATGACTCCGAGACGTCCGCGGCGATCGGAAAGACCTTCGCGGAAACCGGCTATCTGCCCGATACCCACACTGCCGTCGGCATAAAGGTCTGCGGCGACTACCGCGCCGCGACGGGCGACGAACGCCCCTGCGTCATCGCCTCTACCGCCTCGCCGTATAAGTTCCCCGCCGCCGTGCTCGGCGCGATAGGGGAGAGCGCAGAAGGCGCGCCATTCGAGCTGATCGAGCGCCTCGAGGCGAAGACCGGCGTTCCCGCGCCCGCCCGCATTTCCGCGCTGAAGGGTAAGGCGGTGCGCTTTTCCGGTGTCTGCCGCCCCGGGGATATGGCGGCGGTCGTGCTTGAGCAGAGGTGA
- a CDS encoding metallophosphoesterase produces MAVYTIADLHLSFGTDKPMNVFNGWQNYEERLKSNWLETVGPDDTVVLAGDFSWGMDLPQTLPDFRFIDELPGEKLLVKGNHDYWWTTVKKMTEFLDENGLTTIKFLHNNSYVRAGVSLCGTRGWLYNQPTELDKKVFNRELMRLEASLVSAEDGMERVAFLHYPPVFSGTACVEVADLLAKYGVRRCYFGHIHVRDSEFRDGFSYGGVEYKLVSSICADFRPVKVAE; encoded by the coding sequence ATGGCGGTATACACCATTGCCGATTTGCACCTTTCATTCGGCACCGACAAGCCGATGAACGTCTTCAACGGCTGGCAGAACTACGAGGAGCGCCTGAAGTCGAACTGGCTCGAGACCGTCGGACCGGACGATACCGTAGTGCTCGCGGGCGACTTTTCCTGGGGAATGGATCTGCCGCAGACGCTGCCCGACTTCCGCTTTATCGATGAACTTCCGGGCGAAAAGCTGCTCGTCAAGGGCAACCACGACTACTGGTGGACGACGGTCAAAAAGATGACCGAATTCCTCGATGAAAACGGCCTGACAACGATAAAGTTCCTGCATAACAACTCTTACGTTCGAGCCGGCGTCAGCCTGTGCGGCACGCGCGGTTGGCTTTATAATCAGCCGACGGAGCTTGATAAGAAAGTCTTCAACCGCGAGTTGATGCGGCTCGAAGCTTCGCTCGTTTCCGCGGAAGATGGAATGGAACGCGTCGCGTTCCTGCACTATCCGCCGGTCTTTTCAGGTACCGCGTGCGTCGAGGTCGCAGACCTGCTTGCGAAATACGGCGTGCGCCGCTGTTACTTCGGGCACATCCACGTTCGCGACAGCGAGTTCCGCGACGGATTCTCTTACGGTGGCGTGGAATACAAGCTCGTTTCGAGTATCTGCGCGGACTTTCGTCCGGTCAAGGTGGCGGAATAA
- the secD gene encoding protein translocase subunit SecD: MRQKAKPVFFIVLAAILFLTYVAFFGLYRYYGDMSSGISGAGKIRWGIDIRGGVDATFQPDTTEEVTDENIDGAITILQQRLDDKGISDSEVIGDYSADRIIVRFPWKADESNFDPETAIKEIGETALLSFKDPSGETVLTGADVNQATAGYDQQNAQYIVSLDLNSEGSTKFATATSANVGKQISIYLDDELISSPVVNEAITNGRASISGSFKEYSEVKALADKINAGSLPFSMKVETYSTISPTLGEDALDVMLLSAAIALGLIALFMLWRYKVPGLVAIISIVGQVSCTILAINGFIFVLPVFAAQTLTLPGLAGIILAVGMGVDANVITAERIKEEVIAGRTIDGAIEAGYKKAWSSILDGNVTTFIVAFILYIMGSGTIKSFGFTLGVGVLLNFVMGVFASRQMLRGISKFKVFRKVTLYGGAKNA, encoded by the coding sequence ATGAGACAAAAAGCAAAGCCCGTCTTCTTTATCGTGCTTGCGGCTATCCTGTTTCTGACTTACGTAGCCTTTTTCGGCTTGTACAGATACTACGGTGATATGTCGTCCGGCATTTCCGGAGCGGGCAAGATCAGGTGGGGAATAGACATCCGCGGCGGCGTGGACGCCACCTTCCAGCCTGACACGACAGAAGAAGTTACGGACGAAAACATCGACGGTGCGATTACCATATTGCAGCAGCGTCTTGACGACAAGGGCATCTCCGACAGCGAAGTCATCGGGGACTATTCCGCCGACCGCATCATCGTCCGTTTCCCGTGGAAGGCCGACGAATCCAACTTTGATCCGGAGACCGCCATCAAGGAAATAGGCGAGACCGCGCTGCTCAGTTTCAAGGATCCCAGCGGCGAGACCGTTCTGACCGGAGCGGACGTCAACCAGGCGACTGCGGGTTACGACCAGCAGAACGCCCAGTACATAGTCTCCCTCGATCTTAACAGCGAGGGTTCGACGAAGTTCGCGACCGCGACGAGCGCCAACGTCGGCAAACAGATCAGCATTTATCTCGACGACGAGCTGATTTCCTCGCCCGTCGTCAACGAGGCGATAACCAACGGCAGAGCGTCCATCAGCGGCAGCTTCAAGGAGTATTCCGAGGTCAAGGCGCTGGCGGACAAGATCAACGCCGGTTCGCTGCCCTTCTCGATGAAGGTCGAGACCTACTCCACCATCAGCCCGACGCTCGGCGAAGACGCGCTTGACGTTATGCTTCTCTCGGCCGCCATCGCGCTCGGACTTATCGCGCTCTTTATGCTCTGGAGATACAAGGTGCCCGGACTCGTCGCGATCATTTCGATTGTAGGTCAGGTCTCCTGCACCATCCTCGCGATCAACGGATTCATCTTCGTGCTTCCGGTGTTTGCGGCTCAGACTCTTACCTTGCCCGGTCTTGCCGGTATCATCCTCGCCGTCGGTATGGGCGTTGACGCCAACGTCATCACCGCCGAGAGGATAAAGGAAGAGGTTATCGCCGGCAGGACCATCGACGGCGCCATCGAAGCCGGCTACAAGAAGGCGTGGAGCTCCATTCTGGACGGCAACGTAACGACGTTCATCGTCGCGTTCATCCTTTACATAATGGGCAGCGGCACGATCAAGTCCTTCGGTTTCACCCTCGGAGTCGGCGTTCTGCTGAACTTCGTGATGGGCGTTTTCGCTTCCAGGCAGATGCTGAGAGGCATTTCCAAGTTCAAGGTCTTCCGCAAGGTGACCCTTTACGGAGGTGCGAAAAATGCGTAA
- the nrdR gene encoding transcriptional repressor NrdR codes for MKCPFCAYEESKVIDSRPTDDNERIRRRRECLKCGERFTTYEAIERIPLIVIKKDGSREPFSAEKLLRQMLIACGKRAVPTERIERAVFDIEASLQNSLLREVESSRIGELALEKLRDIDEVAYVRFASVYKEFRDVESFMAELQQLKREQE; via the coding sequence ATGAAATGCCCCTTCTGCGCCTATGAGGAAAGTAAGGTCATAGATTCCCGTCCCACCGATGACAACGAGCGTATCCGCCGCCGCAGGGAGTGCCTGAAATGCGGCGAACGCTTCACGACTTACGAGGCGATCGAGCGCATACCGCTGATCGTCATCAAAAAGGACGGTTCGCGCGAACCGTTCAGCGCGGAGAAGCTGCTGCGGCAGATGCTCATCGCGTGCGGAAAGCGCGCCGTGCCGACCGAACGCATCGAGCGCGCCGTGTTCGATATCGAGGCGTCGCTGCAGAATTCGCTGCTGCGCGAGGTGGAGTCCTCACGCATCGGCGAGCTTGCGTTGGAAAAGCTGCGTGATATAGACGAGGTAGCGTACGTGCGATTCGCTTCGGTCTATAAGGAGTTCCGCGACGTGGAAAGCTTTATGGCGGAGCTTCAGCAGCTCAAACGCGAACAGGAATAA